From a single Phragmites australis chromosome 7, lpPhrAust1.1, whole genome shotgun sequence genomic region:
- the LOC133924226 gene encoding uncharacterized protein LOC133924226 encodes MQQPHRHAKTDSEVTSSMAASSPPRPPYYVQSPSHDDGENKTAVSSFHSSPAASPPRSLGRASRDTSSSRFSASKGPSAAASSRGGEPGGGRRGSPWMKEAAIEEEGLLMDDDDAGGNGAGGGLPRRWRYALGFAGAFFALFFFFALILWGASRNQRPVVTMQSITFHNFVIQAGTDASLVPTEMSTLNATVRLTFRNTGTFFGVHVTAQPVTLYYSQLLMASGNLKYFYQARKSQRSLTVAVVGDKVPLYGGGSGLSSTPTTLPPAKKRAPPVVVPPPPVPLQLAVRVRSRAFVLGRLVKPKFYTEARCSVTLDQTRLGKAVSLKKACTYGH; translated from the exons ATGCAGCAGCCGCACCGCCACGCGAAGACGGACTCGGAGGTGACGTCGAGCATGGcggcgtcgtcgccgccgcggccgccctACTACGTGCAGTCGCCCAGCCACGACGACGGGGAGAACAAGACCGCGGTCTCCTCCTTCCACTCCTCACCGGCCGCGTCCCCGCCTCGCTCGCTGGGGCGGGCCTCCAGggacacctcctcctcccgcttctCCGCCAGCAAGgggccctccgccgccgcctcctcccgcggcGGCGAGCCCGGCGGCGGGCGCCGGGGCAGCCCGTGGATGAAGGAGGCGGCCATCGAGGAGGAGGGCCTCCTcatggacgacgacgacgccggCGGAAACGGCGCCGGCGGGGGGCTCCCGAGGCGGTGGCGCTACGCGCTGGGCTTCGCCGGCGCCTTCTTCgcgctcttcttcttcttcgcgctCATCCTCTGGGGCGCCAGCCGCAACCAGAGGCCCGTCGTCACCATGCAGAGCATCACGTTCCACAACTTCGTGATCCAGGCCGGGACGGACGCTTCGCTGGTGCCGACGGAGATGTCGACCCTCAACGCCACGGTGAGGCTCACGTTCCGCAACACGGGGACCTTCTTCGGCGTGCACGTCACCGCGCAGCCCGTCACGCTCTACTACTCCCAGCTCCTCATGGCCTCCGGCAAC CTGAAGTACTTCTACCAGGCGCGGAAGAGCCAGCGGAGCCTGACGGTGGCGGTGGTCGGCGACAAGGTGCCCCTGTACGGCGGCGGGTCGGGGCTCAGCAGCACCCCGACGACGCTGCCGCCGGCGAAGAAGCGCGCGCCGCCGGTggtggtgccgccgccgccggtgccgcTGCAGCTGGCGGTGCGGGTGCGGTCGCGGGCATTCGTGCTGGGGAGGCTGGTGAAACCCAAGTTCTACACCGAGGCGCGGTGCAGCGTGACGCTGGACCAGACCAGGCTCGGCAAGGCCGTCTCCCTCAAGAAGGCATGCACCTACGGCCACTAG
- the LOC133924227 gene encoding subtilisin-like protease SBT1.7 yields the protein MLAAAASDATMFRAVLFGVVGLLLACAASAVDGGDRRSYIVQMDASAMPSPFVEHEGWYMSVLSSLAAATGEGAPEHLYTYTHAMHGFSTVLTARQLEELRRTEGHVAAFPETYARLHTTRTPEFLGLSGGAGVWPASKYGDDVIIGIVDTGVWPESESFSDAGIQRPVPSRWKGACEAGAAFKASMCNRKLIGARSFSKGLKKSGLTISRGDYDSPRDYYGHGSHTSSTAAGSAVKGASYFGYANGTATGIAPMARVAMYKAVFSADTLESASTDVLAAMDRAIADGVDVMSLSLGFPETSYDTNVIAIGAFSAMQKGIFVTCSAGNDGSDGYTIMNGAPWITTVGASSIDRDFTATVTLGSGSGARRIQGKSVYPQSTAVAGANLYYGHGNKSKQKCEYSSLSRKDVSGRYVFCTAGESVRQQMDEVQSNGGRGAIIASDMKEFLQPTEYTMPLVLVTLSDGAAIAKYVTAAATRGAPKVSTRFVLTELGVKPAPTVAYFSARGPSQISPAILKPDVVAPGVDILAAWVPNKEIMELGKQKLFAKYMLVSGTSMSSPHVAGVAALLRSVHPDWSPAAIRSAMMTTAYVKDNANNVIVSMPSGSPATPLDFGSGHVSPDQAMDPGLVYDVAADDYIRFLCGLRYSSRQIAALTGRRNPSCAGANLDLNYPSFMVILNTTNSATRTFKRVLTNVAGSPTKYSVSVTAPAGMKVTVAPPALSFGSKGSKQAFTVTVQVSQVKRGSDDDSYIGNYGFLSWNEVGGKHVVRSPIVSAFAQ from the coding sequence ATGCTAGCTGCTGCTGCGTCTGACGCGACGATGTTTCGGGCCGTGCTGTTCGGTGTGGTCGGCCTCTTGCTGGCGTGCGCGGCGTCGGCCGTGGACGGCGGCGACAGGAGGTCGTACATCGTCCAGATGGACGCGTCGGCGATGCCATCGCCGTTCGTGGAGCAcgaggggtggtacatgtcgGTGCTGTCGTCGCTGGCGGCCGCGACGGGCGAGGGCGCGCCGGAGCACCTGTACACGTACACGCACGCCATGCACGGGTTCAGCACGGTGCTCACCGCGCGGCAGCTGGAGGAGCTGAGAAGGACGGAGGGGCATGTGGCCGCGTTCCCGGAGACGTACGCTCGGCTCCACACCACGCGCACGCCGGAGTTCCTCGGGCtgagcggcggcgcgggcgtCTGGCCGGCGTCCAAGTACGGAGACGACGTGATCATCGGGATCGTGGACACGGGCGTCTGGCCGGAGAGCGAGAGCTTCAGTGATGCTGGCATCCAGAGGCCCGTCCCGTCGAGGTGGAAGGGCGCGTGCGAGGCCGGCGCGGCGTTCAAGGCCTCCATGTGCAACCGGAAGCTCATCGGGGCGCGGTCCTTCAGCAAGGGCCTGAAGAAGAGCGGCCTCACGATCTCGCGTGGCGACTACGACTCGCCGAGGGACTACTACGGCCACGGCTCGCACACGTCGTCCACGGCGGCCGGCTCCGCCGTCAAGGGCGCCAGCTACTTCGGCTACGCCAATGGCACGGCCACCGGCATCGCTCCGATGGCCAGGGTGGCCATGTACAAGGCCGTGTTCTCGGCCGACACACTGGAGTCTGCGTCCACCGACGTGCTGGCAGCCATGGACCGAGCCATTGCCGACGGCGTCGACGTGATGTCGCTGTCCCTGGGATTCCCAGAGACGTCCTATGACACCAATGTGATCGCCATTGGAGCCTTCTCCGCCATGCAGAAGGGCATTTTCGTGACGTGCTCCGCTGGGAACGACGGTTCCGACGGGTACACCATCATGAACGGCGCGCCCTGGATCACAACCGTCGGCGCGTCGAGCATCGACAGGGACTTCACCGCGACCGTCACGCTCGGCAGCGGTAGCGGTGCGAGGAGGATCCAGGGTAAGTCGGTGTACCCACAGAGCACAGCGGTCGCCGGCGCAAACCTCTACTACGGCCACGGCAACAAGAGCAAGCAGAAGTGTGAGTACTCCAGCCTCAGTCGCAAGGACGTGAGTGGCAGGTACGTCTTCTGCACCGCCGGCGAGAGCGTCCGGCAGCAGATGGACGAGGTGCAGAGCAACGGCGGTCGCGGCGCCATCATCGCAAGCGACATGAAGGAGTTCCTTCAGCCGACGGAGTACACCATGCCGCTGGTGCTGGTCACTCTGTCGGACGGCGCGGCCATCGCGAAGTacgtgacggcggcggcgacaagaGGGGCGCCTAAGGTGAGCACCCGTTTCGTCCTGACGGAGCTCGGCGTCAAGCCGGCGCCGACCGTGGCGTACTTCTCCGCCCGCGGGCCGAGCCAGATCAGCCCGGCGATCCTGAAGCCCGACGTCGTCGCGCCGGGGGTGGACATCCTCGCAGCGTGGGTGCCCAACAAAGAGATCATGGAGCTCGGCAAGCAGAAGCTCTTCGCCAAGTACATGCTCGTCTCCGGCACGTCCATGTCGTCACCGCACGTCGCCGGCGTGGCCGCCCTGCTGCGGTCGGTGCACCCGGACTGGAGCCCGGCGGCCATCCGGTCCGCCATGATGACGACGGCCTACGTGAAGGACAACGCCAACAACGTCATCGTCAGCATGCCGAGTGGATCACCGGCAACGCCACTGGACTTCGGCAGCGGCCACGTCAGCCCCGACCAGGCAATGGACCCTGGGCTCGTGTACGACGTGGCAGCCGACGACTACATCAGATTCCTATGTGGCCTCCGCTACAGCAGCCGTCAGATAGCAGCCCTCACCGGCCGGCGAAACCCCAGTTGCGCCGGAGCAAACCTTGACCTGAACTACCCGTCCTTCATGGTCATCCTCAACACGACCAACTCGGCCACCCGGACGTTCAAGAGGGTACTGACCAACGTCGCGGGCTCGCCCACGAAGTACAGCGTGTCGGTAACCGCACCGGCGGGGATGAAGGTCACGGTGGCGCCGCCGGCGCTGTCCTTCGGCAGCAAAGGCAGCAAGCAGGCGTTCACAGTCACGGTGCAGGTCAGCCAGGTGAAAAGAGGCTCAGATGACGACAGCTACATTGGGAATTATGGGTTCTTGAGCTGGAATGAAGTTGGAGGGAAGCATGTTGTCAGGAGTCCAATAGTATCAGCATTTGCCCAATGA
- the LOC133924228 gene encoding thioredoxin M3, chloroplastic-like — protein sequence MAAASAASCAAPPRRLCSATALPAPSAVAAAAAPGRRRVVGYGSSSSARRWPCRRWAHRPEPAASRIRRPPLRRPAAARVSCAYSTGAETITACSWNEYVICSDVPVLIEFWASWCGPCRMVTRIVDEIAQEYTGRIKCYKLDTDDYPQIATSYSIERIPTVLLFKDGEKIHSITGTLPKAVYVRAIEKSITEQ from the exons atggccgccgcctccgccgcttcctgcgccgcgccgccgcgccggctCTGCTCTGCCACGGCGCTACCGGCTccctccgccgtcgccgccgccgcggcgcccgGCCGCCGAAGGGTCGTCGGCTAtggttcttcctcctccgcccgccGGTGGCCGTGCCGCCGCTGGGCCCACCGGCCGGAACCTGCCGCGTCCCGGAtccgccggccgccgctgcggcgcccggcggcggcgagggtgaGCTGCGCCTATTCCACCGGCG CTGAAACAATAACCGCGTGCTCTTGGAACGAATATGTGATATGCAGTGATGTACCTGTGCTTATTGAGTTTTGGGCCTCGTGGTGTGGACCTTGCAGAATGGTCACCCGAATTGTCGATGAGATAGCACAAGAATATACTGGAAGGATAAAATGTTATAAGCTTGACACTGATGATTACCCGCAGATTGCAACATCTTACAGTATCGAGAGGATTCCAACTGTTTTACTCTTCAAGGATGGAGAGAAAATACATAGTATTACTGGGACTCTGCCAAAAGCTGTTTATGTGAGAGCCATTGAGAAATCTATCACAGAACAATGA